Proteins co-encoded in one Xanthomonas campestris pv. badrii genomic window:
- a CDS encoding nucleoside hydrolase → MQWSWQRAWMMPVMWCVCAAAWAQTPAAAVQGVAAPAPADKVMVSTDIGDDIDDAFALGLLLRSPQLEVLGIASAWGDTRLRAQLLQRLLQQAGREEIPLAVGVPTTSTIAFSQARWAAKGQLPAGLPDAAAMILQQARQHPGEVTLLVLGPMTDAALAQQRDPAGFAKLRRIVAMGGSVRVGYGKSAYRPASAPAAEYNIVSDVAAAQRVFAAGVPIVLLPLDATQITLEEPERIALFAHGDGLTDALTQLYYQWRNTDQPWASATPTVFDAVPVAWLLRPALCPTTPLHLDVDAHGYTREGPGTPNVQACLRADKPALIDMYMRQLLR, encoded by the coding sequence ATGCAGTGGAGTTGGCAACGCGCGTGGATGATGCCGGTGATGTGGTGCGTCTGCGCCGCCGCATGGGCGCAGACGCCCGCAGCGGCAGTGCAAGGCGTCGCTGCGCCTGCGCCGGCCGACAAGGTGATGGTGTCCACCGATATCGGCGACGACATCGACGATGCCTTCGCGTTGGGCCTGTTGCTGCGCAGCCCGCAGCTGGAGGTGCTGGGCATTGCCTCGGCCTGGGGTGACACCCGCTTGCGTGCGCAGTTGCTGCAGCGCCTGTTGCAGCAGGCCGGGCGCGAGGAGATTCCGTTGGCGGTGGGAGTGCCCACCACCAGCACGATCGCCTTCAGCCAGGCGCGTTGGGCCGCCAAGGGCCAGCTGCCGGCCGGGTTGCCGGACGCGGCGGCGATGATCCTGCAGCAGGCGCGCCAGCATCCGGGCGAGGTGACCCTGCTGGTGCTGGGCCCGATGACCGATGCCGCGCTGGCGCAGCAACGTGATCCCGCTGGCTTTGCCAAGCTCAGGCGCATCGTGGCGATGGGTGGGTCGGTGCGGGTGGGCTACGGCAAGTCCGCGTATCGCCCGGCCAGTGCGCCGGCTGCCGAGTACAACATCGTGTCCGATGTGGCTGCTGCGCAGCGCGTGTTCGCGGCCGGCGTGCCGATCGTCCTGTTGCCGCTGGATGCCACCCAGATCACGCTGGAAGAGCCCGAACGTATCGCGCTGTTTGCGCACGGCGACGGCCTGACCGACGCGCTCACCCAGCTCTACTACCAGTGGCGCAACACCGACCAGCCCTGGGCCAGCGCAACGCCGACGGTGTTCGATGCCGTGCCGGTGGCCTGGCTGCTGCGCCCCGCACTGTGCCCGACCACGCCGCTGCATCTGGATGTCGATGCGCACGGCTACACCCGCGAAGGGCCAGGTACGCCAAACGTGCAGGCCTGCCTGCGTGCAGACAAGCCGGCGTTGATCGACATGTACATGCGCCAACTGCTGCGCTGA
- a CDS encoding glycerophosphodiester phosphodiesterase family protein yields MSLQSVAVLAALVCAAMTTTAASAAPGGVAAIQARLSHPQGGIVVVAHRGCHAPAPEHGFADTAPENSLAALERCIAIGADVMETDVRRAADGTLVMLHDATVDRTTDGTGKLSELTLADLQKLRLRSDEGGAQAPLTEQRVVTLEQMLAKAKGHILLNLDVKDAIYVQVVDAVTRAGMQHQVIVKAEAGIASSPLAAMQPFDRVYFFPILINAHGTADLAAIATAQTRNARPMAFELPKMTAKQLPALAAVSKAHNVRLMVNSLWEGFIAGYGGDADAVRKPDQVWGRLYRDGVSIIQTDAPEALLRYRATLETR; encoded by the coding sequence ATGTCCTTGCAATCTGTTGCCGTCCTCGCTGCGCTGGTGTGTGCGGCCATGACCACCACTGCAGCCAGCGCAGCGCCGGGCGGCGTGGCCGCCATCCAGGCACGCCTGAGTCATCCGCAGGGCGGCATCGTGGTGGTGGCCCATCGCGGGTGTCACGCGCCGGCGCCGGAGCACGGCTTCGCCGATACCGCGCCGGAGAACTCGCTGGCCGCATTGGAGCGCTGCATCGCGATCGGCGCCGATGTGATGGAAACCGACGTGCGCCGCGCCGCCGACGGCACGCTGGTGATGCTGCACGATGCCACCGTGGACCGCACCACCGACGGCACCGGCAAGCTGTCGGAGCTGACCCTGGCCGACCTGCAGAAGCTGCGCCTGCGCAGCGATGAAGGCGGTGCCCAGGCACCGCTGACTGAGCAGCGAGTGGTTACCCTCGAACAGATGCTCGCCAAGGCCAAAGGGCACATCCTGCTCAACCTTGACGTCAAGGATGCGATCTACGTGCAGGTGGTCGATGCGGTCACGCGCGCAGGCATGCAGCACCAGGTGATCGTCAAGGCCGAAGCCGGCATCGCAAGCTCACCGCTTGCGGCAATGCAGCCGTTCGACCGTGTGTACTTCTTCCCGATCCTGATCAACGCGCACGGTACTGCCGATCTGGCTGCGATCGCCACGGCACAAACCCGCAACGCGCGCCCGATGGCCTTCGAGCTGCCCAAGATGACCGCGAAGCAATTGCCGGCCCTGGCAGCAGTCAGCAAGGCGCACAACGTGCGGTTGATGGTCAACTCGTTGTGGGAAGGGTTTATCGCCGGGTATGGCGGCGATGCCGATGCGGTACGCAAGCCGGACCAGGTCTGGGGCCGCCTGTACCGCGATGGGGTGAGCATCATCCAGACCGATGCACCGGAAGCGTTGCTGCGCTATCGCGCGACACTGGAAACACGTTGA
- a CDS encoding alpha-2-macroglobulin family protein, with translation MRASGMRHVLLWVVLLTVALGNVACKRNESGQLPTASGEAIKGDTQAITGFALARAYPDQTSDGVSLALEFSRPLVGTQDFDALVRFEEKVGTGDSSWSLSDDGKTLRYPYVEAATDYTVLIDASLLAADGSRLGKPLKQKVYTGELQPVAGFASQGSVLPARESRGLPVVSVNVPEVDVEFLRVREKSLPAFFQHFQRGGRRGSWELESEYSGKQPLSKLADPVYVNRFILGGKQNERVLTYLPTQDIKELQEPGLYFAVMKRAGSFGNEFDTAFFTVSDIGLHTRAYKDKLFVHTASLQSGEAIKNVEVRILDAKGELFLKGATDGNGNALLNYTLDAGHVLVARSRTDLSMLPFNQPALDLSEFAVAGRQSAWFDVFAWAGRDLYRPGETMRVSAILRDNDGKPTKPQPVFLRLKQPDGKTFRETRLQPGEQGYFEFTQQIPADAPTGRWQVEFRTDPASKDAVQGMTVRVEEFLPERMKLDLDSTQKTLSAGQPFKLVANAAYLYGAPADGNRFTAKLAVSVEQHPLESLPGWFFGDPTLELPREARDVIDTEFGGDGILREDIALPAEAKPVSTIAAVVSGSVYETGGRTVTRTLKRVLWPAKALVGVRPLFDDTDGADANANARFEITRVDADGKPQPAKGLKATLVRELRDYHWNYTDDHWDYDFTRRFENKDTRTIDVAGSNAKLDFPVEWGEYRLDVFDPATGLTTRYPFRAGWSWNDENRGLDARPDKVKLALDKTGYRAGDTLKVTLTPPHAGKGVLLVESDKLLYVQDIDVKPGSTFEIPVTESWERHDVYVTALVFRGGTAPSKITPARAVGVAFVPMERKTRRVAVGLSAPKQMRPEQPLPVTVSVPELAGKAAHVTISAVDVGILNITRFPVPDANAQFFAQRRLGTDAYDIYGRVIESFEGASGKLKFGGDMALEALPQAKRPTARVQTVDLFSGSVKLDARGNARVQLPVPDFNGTLRVSALVYSDTRYGNRDMETIVRAPILAEASMPRVMAPGDRSTVTLDVQNFTGKPGEFTVRVDGIGPLAIAEAARSIKLNVDAKQTLSFPLTATEGYRVAKVRVRVDGNGFKADRSYELPVRAGWPQVLRAQTRVLDPLAPITLDSSFADGLMTGSVTARMVVSPLPPIPFASALQGALEYPYGCAEQTTSKGYAALLLDDATAKALGTQGLDAAKRRERMEGAFGRLASMQIASGHFSMWGDDGYVNPALTPYIAEFLLDAKDAGFTVPDNVLQKALNRLSEDLLSGGNEFYGQDRRDNLKFANQAWSGYVLARVNRAPLGTLRALYDNQRDKALTGLSLVHLGAALSLQGDTKRGEAAIKAGFAKDSSERPPYFGDYGSAIRDDALMMALLHERGLSKPEYDTRAVALGRALDARRAGGPLWLSTQEQVALARLGKASMVGQGKQVSGMLTVGGDAQQIAPARVFGRSFDSAALARGVQFAPQGEAPMYASLEVAGIPRSAPEADTRHLSVERSWYTTDGKPWTPRALKEGEALIVRVTITANASMPDALLTDLLPAGLEIENFNLGDAKQWADVVVDGIGISERSSAADIKHEEFRDDRYVAALALSRGSKAQVYYLVRAVTPGTYTVPPSLVEDMYRPELRGVGHTAPATITVVQP, from the coding sequence ATGAGGGCGTCGGGCATGCGGCACGTGTTGCTGTGGGTGGTCTTGCTCACGGTGGCGCTGGGCAACGTGGCCTGCAAGCGCAACGAAAGCGGGCAGCTGCCTACCGCCAGCGGCGAGGCGATCAAGGGCGACACGCAGGCCATCACCGGCTTTGCGCTGGCGCGCGCCTATCCCGACCAGACCAGCGATGGCGTATCGCTGGCACTGGAATTCTCCCGGCCGCTGGTCGGCACGCAGGATTTCGATGCGCTGGTGCGTTTTGAGGAAAAGGTCGGCACCGGCGACAGCAGCTGGTCGCTGTCCGACGACGGCAAGACCCTGCGCTATCCGTATGTCGAGGCCGCCACGGACTACACGGTGCTGATCGACGCCAGCCTGTTGGCGGCCGACGGTAGCCGGCTGGGCAAGCCGCTCAAGCAGAAGGTCTATACCGGCGAGCTGCAACCGGTGGCCGGGTTCGCCTCGCAGGGCAGCGTGCTGCCCGCGCGCGAAAGCCGTGGCCTGCCGGTGGTGTCGGTCAACGTGCCGGAAGTGGACGTGGAATTCCTGCGCGTGCGCGAGAAGTCGCTGCCAGCGTTCTTCCAGCATTTCCAGCGCGGCGGGCGCCGCGGCAGCTGGGAGCTGGAGAGCGAATACAGCGGCAAGCAGCCGTTGTCCAAGCTGGCCGACCCGGTCTACGTCAATCGTTTCATCCTGGGCGGCAAGCAGAACGAGCGCGTGCTGACCTACCTGCCCACGCAGGACATCAAGGAACTGCAGGAGCCTGGCCTGTACTTTGCGGTGATGAAGCGCGCCGGCAGCTTCGGCAACGAATTCGATACCGCGTTCTTCACCGTCAGCGACATCGGCCTGCATACGCGCGCCTACAAGGACAAGCTGTTCGTACACACCGCCTCGCTGCAGAGCGGTGAGGCGATCAAGAACGTGGAAGTCCGCATCCTGGATGCCAAGGGCGAGCTGTTCCTCAAGGGCGCCACCGACGGCAACGGCAATGCGCTGCTCAACTACACGCTGGATGCCGGCCATGTGCTGGTGGCGCGCAGCAGGACCGATCTGTCGATGCTGCCGTTCAACCAGCCGGCGCTGGATCTGAGCGAGTTTGCGGTGGCCGGGCGGCAGAGTGCGTGGTTCGACGTATTCGCCTGGGCCGGCCGCGACCTGTATCGCCCCGGCGAGACCATGCGCGTGTCGGCGATCCTGCGCGATAACGACGGCAAGCCCACCAAGCCGCAGCCGGTGTTCCTGCGCCTCAAGCAACCGGACGGCAAGACGTTCCGCGAAACCAGGCTGCAACCCGGCGAACAAGGCTATTTCGAGTTCACCCAGCAGATTCCCGCCGATGCGCCGACCGGCCGCTGGCAGGTGGAGTTCCGCACCGACCCGGCCAGCAAGGACGCCGTGCAGGGCATGACGGTGCGCGTGGAAGAGTTCCTGCCCGAGCGCATGAAGCTGGACCTGGACAGCACGCAGAAGACCCTGAGCGCCGGCCAGCCGTTCAAGCTGGTGGCCAATGCCGCGTATCTGTACGGCGCGCCGGCCGATGGCAACCGTTTCACCGCCAAGCTGGCGGTCAGCGTGGAGCAGCACCCGCTGGAATCGCTGCCGGGCTGGTTCTTCGGCGACCCCACGCTGGAGCTGCCGCGCGAAGCCAGGGACGTGATCGACACCGAGTTCGGCGGTGACGGCATCCTGCGCGAAGACATCGCGCTGCCGGCCGAGGCCAAGCCGGTCAGCACGATTGCGGCGGTGGTCTCCGGCAGCGTGTACGAAACCGGCGGGCGTACCGTCACCCGTACGCTCAAGCGCGTGCTGTGGCCGGCCAAGGCGCTGGTTGGCGTGCGCCCGTTGTTCGACGATACCGATGGCGCCGATGCCAACGCCAACGCGCGCTTCGAGATCACCCGTGTGGATGCCGATGGCAAGCCGCAGCCGGCCAAGGGCCTGAAGGCCACGCTGGTGCGCGAGCTGCGCGACTACCACTGGAACTACACCGACGACCATTGGGACTACGACTTCACCCGCCGCTTCGAGAACAAGGACACGCGCACCATCGACGTGGCCGGCAGCAATGCCAAGCTCGATTTCCCGGTGGAATGGGGCGAGTACCGCCTGGATGTGTTCGACCCGGCCACCGGGCTGACCACGCGCTACCCGTTCCGCGCCGGCTGGAGCTGGAACGACGAAAATCGCGGCCTGGACGCGCGCCCAGACAAGGTCAAGCTGGCCCTGGACAAGACCGGCTACCGTGCCGGCGACACGCTCAAGGTGACGCTGACCCCGCCGCATGCCGGCAAGGGCGTGCTGCTGGTGGAAAGCGACAAGCTGCTGTACGTGCAGGACATCGACGTCAAGCCGGGCAGCACGTTCGAGATTCCGGTGACGGAAAGCTGGGAACGCCACGATGTCTACGTCACCGCGCTGGTGTTCCGTGGCGGCACCGCCCCCAGCAAGATCACGCCCGCACGCGCCGTGGGCGTGGCGTTCGTGCCGATGGAGCGCAAGACCCGCCGCGTGGCAGTGGGCCTGTCTGCGCCCAAGCAGATGCGCCCGGAGCAGCCACTGCCGGTGACGGTGAGTGTGCCCGAGCTGGCAGGCAAGGCTGCACATGTGACCATCTCTGCGGTGGACGTGGGCATTCTCAACATCACCCGCTTCCCGGTGCCCGATGCCAACGCGCAGTTCTTCGCGCAGCGGCGCCTTGGTACCGATGCCTACGATATCTACGGGCGGGTGATCGAAAGCTTTGAAGGCGCCAGCGGCAAGCTCAAGTTCGGTGGCGACATGGCACTGGAAGCGCTGCCGCAGGCCAAGCGCCCCACTGCGCGCGTGCAGACCGTGGACCTGTTCTCCGGTTCGGTGAAACTCGACGCCCGTGGCAATGCGCGCGTGCAACTGCCGGTGCCGGATTTCAACGGCACGTTGCGGGTGTCGGCGCTGGTGTATTCGGACACGCGCTACGGCAACCGCGACATGGAAACCATCGTGCGTGCGCCGATCCTGGCCGAGGCCAGCATGCCGCGCGTGATGGCGCCGGGCGACCGCAGCACGGTGACGCTGGACGTGCAGAACTTCACCGGCAAGCCGGGCGAGTTCACTGTGCGCGTGGACGGCATCGGCCCGCTGGCGATTGCCGAGGCGGCGCGCAGCATCAAGTTGAACGTGGATGCCAAGCAGACGCTGAGCTTCCCGCTCACCGCCACCGAAGGCTATCGCGTGGCCAAGGTGCGCGTGCGCGTGGACGGCAACGGCTTCAAGGCCGACCGTAGCTACGAGTTGCCGGTGCGTGCCGGTTGGCCGCAGGTGCTGCGTGCGCAGACGCGCGTGCTCGACCCGTTGGCGCCGATCACCCTGGACAGCAGCTTTGCCGATGGCCTGATGACCGGCTCGGTCACTGCGCGCATGGTGGTCAGCCCACTGCCGCCGATTCCGTTCGCCAGCGCGCTGCAGGGCGCGCTGGAGTATCCGTATGGGTGCGCCGAGCAGACCACCAGCAAGGGCTATGCGGCGCTGTTGCTCGACGACGCCACCGCCAAGGCACTGGGCACCCAGGGGCTGGATGCGGCCAAGCGCCGCGAACGCATGGAAGGCGCGTTCGGGCGGCTGGCGTCGATGCAGATCGCCAGCGGGCATTTTTCGATGTGGGGCGACGACGGCTATGTCAATCCGGCGCTGACGCCGTACATCGCCGAGTTCCTGCTCGACGCCAAGGATGCCGGTTTCACGGTGCCCGACAACGTGTTGCAGAAGGCGCTCAATCGCCTGAGCGAAGACCTGCTCTCCGGTGGCAATGAGTTCTATGGGCAGGACCGCCGCGACAATCTGAAGTTCGCCAACCAGGCCTGGTCCGGTTATGTGCTCGCACGTGTCAATCGTGCCCCGCTGGGCACGCTGCGCGCGTTGTACGACAACCAGCGCGACAAGGCGCTCACCGGCTTGTCACTGGTGCACCTGGGGGCGGCGCTGTCGCTGCAGGGCGACACCAAGCGCGGCGAAGCGGCAATCAAGGCTGGCTTCGCCAAGGACAGCTCCGAGCGGCCGCCGTATTTCGGCGACTACGGCAGTGCAATCCGCGACGATGCCTTGATGATGGCCCTGCTGCACGAACGTGGCCTGTCCAAGCCCGAGTACGACACCCGCGCAGTGGCGCTGGGTCGCGCGCTGGATGCACGCCGCGCCGGTGGTCCACTGTGGCTGAGCACGCAGGAACAGGTCGCCCTGGCGCGCCTGGGCAAGGCCTCGATGGTGGGGCAGGGCAAGCAGGTGTCCGGCATGCTGACCGTCGGCGGCGACGCCCAGCAGATCGCTCCGGCACGTGTGTTCGGGCGTAGCTTCGACAGCGCTGCGCTCGCACGGGGTGTGCAGTTCGCACCGCAGGGCGAGGCGCCGATGTACGCCAGCCTGGAAGTGGCCGGCATCCCGCGTAGTGCACCGGAGGCAGATACGCGCCACCTCAGCGTGGAGCGCAGCTGGTACACCACCGATGGCAAGCCGTGGACGCCGCGCGCGCTGAAGGAGGGCGAGGCGCTGATCGTGCGCGTCACCATCACCGCCAACGCATCGATGCCCGATGCATTGCTCACCGATCTGTTGCCGGCCGGCCTGGAAATCGAGAATTTCAATCTCGGCGATGCCAAGCAGTGGGCCGACGTGGTGGTGGACGGTATCGGCATCAGCGAACGCTCCAGCGCCGCCGACATCAAGCACGAAGAGTTCCGCGACGACCGCTATGTGGCTGCGCTGGCACTCTCCAGGGGCAGCAAGGCCCAGGTGTACTACCTGGTGCGTGCAGTCACGCCGGGCACCTACACCGTGCCGCCGTCGCTGGTGGAAGACATGTACCGGCCGGAGCTGCGCGGGGTGGGGCACACTGCGCCCGCGACGATCACGGTGGTGCAGCCGTAA
- a CDS encoding TonB-dependent receptor encodes MQRFASYRFQLSILAVAITACSPALQAQSNAISASAERTVSSSPASSVSPADANAAPDDAAGAQSTVSPGDVSSADAPAAATRTGVQTLDAMQVTGVRRANAAAVESKRAATNITDVISATDVRALPDSTIVEALRRVPGLSVLPATDNEHPRDEAATPVLRGLGPSYNNVTIDGLTIASPGTPNGTLGSITRGVRLDLLPASMVSELQVVKTFTPDLDPNATGGAINLKTRSAFENGGKPFFSAEAALGHANDVGKPRDQDELGYRLNATGSRTFGSEQQYGLTLSANYQTLSSYTETHMTTDTVHYGFYDNNGVLQTGANLGNGWAVPQQDKYWYVQNQRDRYGVTGKFEMRPSAALEAYAMAGYYYFKDDMERNEVIIDPRNRNQVFNQAATSGSYPGGDIEVGYSNQIVTTRTKVAQLGTLWRPTDRQQLSVRGAWSDATYDEPIRMIKYATGISRAAPVPVGQTGSGVTLNATPNYAFNYDTSGFDHRFGVSPQAYNNLDNYSLSYWRPDYKRTAGDRILTGRLDYGFNQGESDQGIGVAAGVSYTTDKPSYDIYRVEYQPNTSAPAFGLADVAGTGRAPMRYAGLNLITIDPDKANRVLAASPLSAFNSTDQQAFSNQDNFTHTEKIFGSYGLVSYRSDRLNVQAGVHLDSTRLDTVGRQRQLDTATNRYVYVDNPTRADYHYLLPSAIMTYHLTDTLDLRAGASRTLGRPPYDAYAARTSIGFVNTADAGNPNAQGVTVTIGNPEIKPRVSNNLDLSLEWRLPGDFDAFASAAVFDKRIQDEIFTLSRTDSFTFDGTTYANALISTPANAAKARIRGVEFNGIVNTLAPLAPWLRGVGVSANVAVLDGSLDVPYSMGSGSNVTQRERKLDNLVGQPDYTANATVFYNTGGLELRAAYNRQGKALRSIVSNIDWQDLYWSPRSQLDFTATYAISKQLSLIGQVSNLTHSRITSVTGPGQNLLKDSYSVPTTYWVGLRFTPAF; translated from the coding sequence ATGCAGCGTTTCGCTTCGTATCGTTTTCAGCTGTCCATTCTCGCCGTCGCCATCACGGCATGTTCACCAGCGTTGCAGGCGCAGAGCAACGCGATCTCTGCCAGCGCAGAGCGCACCGTTTCATCGTCGCCTGCATCATCTGTAAGCCCTGCAGACGCTAACGCGGCACCGGACGACGCGGCAGGCGCACAATCCACCGTGTCCCCGGGTGACGTATCCAGCGCCGATGCACCAGCCGCCGCAACCAGAACCGGCGTGCAGACACTGGACGCCATGCAGGTCACCGGCGTACGGCGCGCCAACGCAGCAGCGGTGGAAAGCAAGCGTGCGGCGACCAACATCACCGATGTGATCAGTGCCACCGACGTGCGCGCACTGCCGGACAGCACGATTGTGGAGGCGCTGCGTCGCGTTCCGGGGCTGTCGGTCCTGCCGGCTACCGACAACGAGCATCCGCGCGACGAAGCCGCCACGCCGGTGCTGCGCGGCCTGGGGCCGTCTTACAACAATGTCACCATCGACGGGCTCACCATCGCATCACCCGGCACGCCGAACGGCACGCTCGGGTCCATCACCCGCGGCGTGCGGCTGGATCTGCTGCCGGCATCGATGGTCAGCGAGTTGCAGGTGGTCAAGACGTTTACGCCGGATCTGGATCCCAATGCCACCGGCGGTGCGATCAACCTCAAGACGCGCAGCGCATTCGAAAATGGTGGCAAGCCGTTCTTCAGCGCCGAAGCGGCGCTCGGCCACGCCAACGATGTGGGCAAGCCGCGCGACCAGGACGAGCTTGGCTACCGGTTGAATGCCACCGGCAGCCGCACCTTCGGCAGCGAGCAGCAGTACGGGCTCACGCTGTCGGCGAACTACCAGACGCTCAGCAGCTACACCGAAACCCACATGACCACCGATACGGTGCATTACGGGTTCTACGACAACAACGGCGTGCTGCAGACCGGTGCCAATCTGGGCAATGGCTGGGCGGTGCCGCAGCAGGACAAATACTGGTACGTGCAGAACCAGCGCGACCGCTATGGCGTCACCGGCAAGTTCGAGATGCGGCCCAGCGCGGCGCTCGAAGCCTATGCCATGGCCGGCTACTACTATTTCAAGGACGACATGGAGCGCAACGAGGTCATCATCGACCCGCGTAACCGCAACCAGGTGTTCAACCAGGCCGCCACCTCCGGCAGTTATCCCGGCGGCGATATCGAGGTGGGATATTCCAACCAGATCGTTACCACGCGCACCAAGGTGGCGCAGTTGGGAACGCTCTGGCGGCCGACCGACCGGCAGCAGCTTTCCGTGCGTGGCGCGTGGTCGGATGCCACCTACGACGAGCCGATCCGCATGATCAAGTACGCCACCGGCATCAGCCGCGCCGCACCGGTGCCGGTGGGCCAGACCGGCAGTGGCGTGACCCTCAATGCCACGCCCAATTACGCATTCAACTACGACACCTCCGGGTTCGATCACCGGTTCGGCGTGTCGCCGCAGGCCTACAATAACCTGGACAACTACAGCCTGTCGTACTGGCGGCCGGACTACAAACGCACCGCCGGCGATCGCATCCTCACCGGTCGGCTAGACTACGGCTTCAATCAGGGCGAAAGCGATCAGGGCATCGGCGTTGCGGCAGGGGTGTCCTACACCACCGACAAGCCGTCCTACGACATCTATCGCGTGGAATATCAGCCCAATACCAGCGCGCCGGCCTTCGGCCTGGCCGACGTGGCAGGTACCGGCAGGGCACCGATGCGTTACGCCGGATTGAACCTGATCACCATCGATCCGGACAAGGCCAACCGCGTGCTGGCGGCATCGCCGTTGAGCGCATTCAACAGCACCGACCAGCAGGCCTTCAGCAACCAGGACAACTTCACCCATACCGAAAAGATCTTCGGTAGCTACGGGCTGGTGAGTTATCGCAGCGACCGGCTCAATGTGCAGGCCGGCGTGCACCTGGACAGCACCAGGCTCGATACCGTCGGTCGCCAGCGGCAGCTGGACACCGCCACCAACCGCTATGTGTATGTCGACAATCCCACCCGCGCGGATTACCACTATCTGCTGCCGTCGGCCATCATGACCTACCACCTGACCGACACCCTGGACCTGCGCGCCGGTGCCAGCCGCACGCTGGGCCGGCCGCCATACGACGCATATGCTGCACGGACCTCGATCGGCTTCGTCAACACCGCCGACGCCGGCAACCCCAACGCACAAGGCGTCACCGTCACCATCGGCAACCCGGAGATCAAGCCGCGCGTGTCCAACAACCTGGATCTGTCGCTGGAATGGCGCCTGCCTGGTGATTTCGATGCGTTCGCCTCTGCGGCGGTGTTCGACAAGCGCATCCAGGACGAGATCTTTACGCTCTCGCGCACCGACAGCTTCACCTTCGACGGCACCACCTACGCCAACGCGCTGATCAGTACGCCGGCCAATGCCGCCAAGGCACGCATCCGCGGTGTGGAATTCAACGGCATCGTCAACACGTTGGCACCGCTTGCGCCGTGGCTGCGCGGTGTGGGCGTCAGCGCCAATGTTGCCGTGCTCGATGGCAGCCTCGACGTGCCGTACAGCATGGGCAGCGGCAGCAATGTCACCCAGCGCGAGCGCAAGCTCGACAACCTGGTCGGCCAACCGGACTACACCGCCAACGCCACGGTGTTCTACAACACCGGCGGCCTGGAACTGCGCGCGGCCTACAACCGGCAGGGCAAGGCCTTGCGTTCGATTGTCAGCAATATCGATTGGCAGGATCTGTACTGGTCGCCACGCTCGCAGCTGGATTTCACCGCGACCTATGCCATCAGCAAGCAGCTCAGCCTGATCGGTCAGGTCAGCAACCTCACCCATAGCCGCATCACCAGCGTCACCGGCCCGGGGCAGAACCTGCTCAAGGACAGCTATTCGGTGCCTACGACCTATTGGGTTGGTTTGCGGTTCACCCCCGCGTTTTGA